One window from the genome of Paracoccus marcusii encodes:
- a CDS encoding pyrroloquinoline quinone-dependent dehydrogenase, whose amino-acid sequence MIRILPALILLAPAAHAQQTEWTGFHGNGMAQKYSASTQITPENVGDLEMAWEIHTGDVSDGSGDIPGTVWSATPILANDLLYVGTPFYRILAVHPDTGEIAWTYEPDDTTLEPLSQPELKNRGVTYWEGEGDGPCARRVYIGTMDAELHAVDADTGELCADFGEGGILDVNQWNKPDANFPLSQLQPPTVFRDKLLLGWAGKDWHDAANPLGSVFAVDARTGELDWTFHSIPEDYDGVTGTSNVWTAMSVDEENGLAFLPVSSPSADFYGGTRTDPIPLATSVTAVNGDTGEVVWSRQLVNHDIWDYDTVAAPTLVDIPGEGGSTPALVQPTKMGYAFVLNRLTGEPIFPIEDTPVPATDVEGEVSSPTQPIPTLPKSPIGDDWGGVFGLADIASFGYCSRKFDELRYEGRYTPPSLEGTLAYPATAGGFQWGGGAVDPESGILYINSSRVAQIYQLIEREDYDTMTSGGSEAEGGLFPMTGTPYGFSLTNFLNPIGMPCWKPPYGLMSAIDLKSGETLWERPFGQTQQWGFYMPESWGSPTIGGPVVTASGLIFIGASMDARVRALDAATGDVLWKAQVDAPAVSIPAVYDYDGQQYVVFAVGGNSIIKPQVADQLIAFTLPK is encoded by the coding sequence ATGATCCGCATCCTTCCCGCCCTGATCCTGCTGGCCCCCGCCGCCCATGCGCAACAGACCGAATGGACCGGTTTCCACGGCAACGGCATGGCGCAGAAATACAGCGCCTCCACCCAGATCACCCCCGAGAACGTCGGCGATCTTGAAATGGCGTGGGAGATCCACACCGGGGATGTCTCCGACGGGTCGGGCGACATTCCGGGCACGGTGTGGTCTGCGACGCCGATTCTGGCCAACGACCTGCTGTACGTCGGCACGCCCTTCTACCGCATCTTGGCCGTTCATCCCGACACCGGAGAGATCGCTTGGACGTATGAGCCCGACGACACCACGCTGGAGCCCCTGTCCCAGCCCGAACTGAAGAACCGCGGCGTGACCTATTGGGAGGGAGAGGGCGACGGACCCTGCGCCAGGCGGGTCTATATCGGCACGATGGACGCCGAACTGCATGCGGTGGATGCCGATACCGGGGAACTGTGCGCCGATTTCGGCGAGGGCGGGATCCTGGACGTGAACCAGTGGAACAAGCCCGACGCAAACTTTCCGCTGTCGCAGCTGCAGCCGCCCACCGTCTTTCGCGACAAGCTGTTGCTGGGTTGGGCGGGCAAGGACTGGCACGACGCAGCGAACCCCCTGGGGTCGGTCTTTGCCGTCGACGCGCGCACCGGCGAACTGGACTGGACCTTCCATTCGATCCCCGAGGATTACGACGGCGTGACCGGCACCTCGAACGTCTGGACCGCCATGTCGGTCGACGAGGAGAACGGTCTGGCCTTCCTGCCCGTCTCCAGCCCCAGCGCGGATTTCTATGGCGGGACGCGCACCGACCCGATCCCCTTGGCGACCTCGGTCACCGCGGTGAATGGCGACACCGGAGAGGTCGTGTGGTCGCGCCAGTTGGTGAACCACGACATCTGGGATTATGATACCGTAGCGGCACCAACCCTTGTGGATATCCCCGGTGAGGGTGGCAGCACCCCCGCCTTGGTCCAGCCGACCAAGATGGGCTATGCCTTCGTTCTGAATCGCCTGACCGGAGAGCCGATTTTTCCGATCGAAGACACCCCCGTCCCCGCGACGGATGTCGAGGGAGAGGTCTCGTCCCCGACGCAGCCCATTCCGACCCTGCCGAAATCGCCCATCGGCGATGACTGGGGCGGCGTGTTCGGCTTGGCCGACATCGCGTCCTTCGGCTATTGCTCGCGCAAGTTCGACGAGCTGCGCTATGAGGGCCGTTACACCCCGCCCAGCCTGGAAGGGACGTTGGCCTATCCGGCCACCGCGGGCGGCTTTCAGTGGGGCGGCGGCGCGGTCGATCCGGAAAGCGGCATCCTTTATATCAACAGCTCTCGCGTGGCGCAGATCTATCAGCTGATCGAGCGCGAGGATTACGACACCATGACCAGCGGCGGCAGCGAGGCCGAGGGCGGCCTGTTTCCGATGACCGGCACGCCCTACGGTTTCAGCCTGACCAACTTCCTGAACCCGATCGGCATGCCCTGCTGGAAGCCGCCCTATGGTCTGATGTCCGCCATCGACCTGAAATCGGGTGAAACGCTGTGGGAGCGTCCCTTCGGACAGACGCAGCAATGGGGCTTCTACATGCCGGAAAGCTGGGGTTCGCCCACCATCGGCGGGCCGGTCGTGACGGCGTCCGGGCTGATCTTCATCGGCGCATCGATGGACGCCCGGGTCCGCGCGCTGGACGCCGCCACCGGCGACGTGTTGTGGAAGGCCCAGGTCGACGCCCCGGCCGTGTCGATCCCCGCGGTCTATGATTATGACGGCCAGCAATACGTGGTCTTTGCCGTCGGCGGCAATTCCATCATCAAGCCGCAGGTGGCCGATCAGCTGATCGCCTTCACCCTGCCCAAGTGA
- a CDS encoding DNA topoisomerase IB yields MPKDSIIDPEDAAISAGLTYVNDDMPGITRQRSGKGFSYKGPDGRTITDKAERKRLASLAIPPAYVDVWICPDPRGHIQATGRDAKGRKQYRYHPEFRELRDSSKYDRMLDFARGLPQLRAQVDADMSRRGLPVEKVLATIVFLLENTMIRVGNTRYARENKSHGLTTLRMRHVTLDGNQVRFKFKGKSGKEWNLGLRDRRVARIIRAVQEIPGQHLFQYVDDDGARRQVTSTEVNDYLRQITGRQVTAKDFRTWTGTVLAALALAEYEKADSEAAAKRNVRDAIESVAARLGNTPTICRQCYVHPQIIDAYLADELRLELADTIDDTLTQTDLRPEETQVLRFLKKRLKT; encoded by the coding sequence ATGCCCAAGGACAGCATCATCGACCCCGAGGACGCCGCGATCAGCGCGGGCCTGACCTATGTCAACGACGACATGCCGGGCATCACGCGCCAGCGGTCGGGCAAGGGGTTTTCGTACAAGGGACCGGACGGGCGCACCATCACCGACAAGGCGGAACGCAAGCGGCTGGCGTCGCTGGCCATTCCGCCCGCCTATGTCGACGTCTGGATCTGTCCCGATCCGCGCGGCCACATCCAGGCGACCGGGCGCGACGCCAAGGGCCGCAAGCAGTACCGCTATCACCCCGAATTCCGCGAGCTGCGCGACAGCAGCAAGTATGACCGCATGCTGGATTTCGCGCGCGGCCTGCCGCAGCTGCGCGCGCAGGTCGATGCCGACATGTCGCGCCGCGGCCTGCCGGTGGAAAAGGTGCTGGCGACCATCGTGTTCCTGCTGGAGAACACCATGATCCGCGTGGGCAACACCCGCTATGCGCGCGAGAACAAGTCGCACGGGCTGACCACGCTGCGGATGCGGCATGTCACGCTGGACGGCAATCAGGTCCGCTTCAAGTTCAAGGGCAAGTCGGGCAAGGAATGGAACCTGGGCCTGCGCGACCGCCGCGTTGCCCGGATCATCCGTGCCGTGCAGGAGATCCCCGGCCAGCATCTGTTCCAGTATGTGGACGACGACGGCGCGCGGCGTCAGGTCACCTCGACCGAGGTGAACGACTATCTGCGCCAGATCACCGGGCGGCAGGTCACCGCCAAGGATTTCCGAACCTGGACCGGCACGGTCCTGGCCGCCCTGGCATTGGCCGAATACGAGAAGGCCGACAGCGAGGCAGCCGCCAAGCGCAACGTGCGCGACGCCATCGAATCGGTTGCCGCGCGGCTTGGCAACACGCCCACCATCTGCCGCCAGTGCTATGTGCATCCCCAGATCATCGACGCCTATCTGGCCGACGAGTTGCGGTTGGAGCTGGCCGACACGATCGACGACACCCTGACCCAGACCGACCTGCGCCCCGAAGAGACGCAGGTCCTGCGGTTCCTCAAAAAGAGGCTGAAGACATGA
- the gcvP gene encoding aminomethyl-transferring glycine dehydrogenase, producing the protein MSRWTPTDYNPDDFANRRHIGPSPVEMAEMLKAVGADSVEQLIEQTVPAAIRQSDALDWPALSEAGLLARMREVADKNRVMTSLIGQGYYGTVTPPAIQRNILENPAWYTAYTPYQPEIAQGRLEALLNFQTMVADLTGLPVANASLLDEATAAAEAMAMARRQSKSKADAFFVAHDLHPQTIAVIETRAAPLGIRIITGSVDDLVADQVFAAVFQYPGTYGHVRDLTPEIEALHAAGALAIVATDLLALCVLKEPGAMGADIAVGSSQRFGVPMGYGGPHAAFMSCRDAVKRAMPGRIVGVSIDSSGNQALRLSLQTREQHIRREKATSNVCTAQALLAVMAGFYAVFHGPVGLRAIAQRVHLHAVTVADALRAAGAEVAPEAFFDTITVKVGVGQQGIMAAARHRSINLRKVGRDRVGISVDETTDAGVIIRLLDAFGITDAAPAATAPAIPEALLRESAYLTHPVFHMNRAESEMMRYMRRLSDRDLALDRAMIPLGSCTMKLNAAAEMMPITWPEFGALHPFAPADQAAGYHEAIADLTQKLCVITGYDAFSMQPNSGAQGEYAGLLTIQAYHKARGEERDICLIPVSAHGTNPASAQMCGMQVVVVKSAPNGDIDLEDFADKAVKAGDRLAAVMITYPSTHGVFEDTVRQVCDITHEHGGQVYIDGANMNALVGLVKPGEIGGDVSHLNLHKTFAIPHGGGGPGMGPIGVKAHLAPFLPGDPQGGEGAVSAAPYGSASILLISWAYCLMMGGKGLTQATRVAILNANYIAARLAGAYPILFMGNRGRVAHECIIDTRPFAEHGVTVDDIAKRLIDNGFHAPTMSWPVSGTLMVEPTESETKAEIDRFITALLAIRDEITDVAEGRIAADQSPLRHAPHTVEDLVRDWDRPYSREQGCFPAGAFRVDKYWPPVGRVDNAHGDRNLICTCPPLEAYAEAAE; encoded by the coding sequence ATGAGCCGCTGGACGCCCACCGACTACAACCCCGACGATTTCGCGAACCGCCGGCATATCGGCCCGTCCCCGGTCGAGATGGCCGAGATGCTGAAGGCGGTCGGGGCCGACAGCGTGGAGCAGCTGATCGAACAGACCGTGCCCGCGGCGATCCGCCAGTCGGATGCGCTGGACTGGCCGGCGCTGTCCGAGGCCGGGCTGCTGGCACGCATGCGTGAGGTGGCGGACAAGAACCGGGTGATGACCAGCCTGATCGGCCAAGGTTACTATGGCACCGTCACGCCCCCCGCGATCCAGCGCAACATCCTGGAGAACCCGGCCTGGTACACGGCCTATACCCCCTATCAGCCCGAGATCGCGCAGGGGCGGCTGGAGGCGCTGCTGAACTTCCAGACCATGGTTGCGGATCTGACCGGGCTGCCGGTGGCGAACGCATCGCTGCTGGACGAGGCGACCGCGGCGGCCGAGGCGATGGCCATGGCGCGGCGGCAGTCGAAGTCCAAGGCGGACGCATTCTTCGTGGCCCATGACCTGCACCCGCAGACCATTGCGGTGATCGAGACGCGGGCCGCGCCTTTGGGCATCCGCATCATCACGGGTTCGGTCGATGATCTGGTGGCGGATCAGGTCTTTGCCGCGGTATTCCAGTATCCCGGCACCTATGGCCATGTCCGCGACCTGACCCCCGAGATCGAGGCGCTGCATGCCGCGGGCGCGCTAGCGATTGTCGCAACCGATCTGCTGGCGCTGTGCGTGCTGAAGGAGCCGGGCGCGATGGGCGCCGACATCGCCGTCGGATCGTCGCAGCGCTTTGGCGTGCCGATGGGCTATGGCGGGCCGCATGCGGCCTTCATGTCCTGCCGCGACGCGGTGAAGCGGGCGATGCCGGGGCGCATCGTCGGCGTCAGCATCGACAGTTCGGGCAACCAGGCGCTGCGCCTGTCGCTGCAGACGCGCGAGCAGCATATCCGCCGCGAGAAGGCCACCAGCAACGTCTGCACCGCGCAGGCGCTGCTGGCGGTGATGGCGGGATTCTATGCGGTGTTCCACGGGCCGGTGGGCCTGCGTGCCATCGCGCAGCGGGTGCATCTGCACGCGGTCACAGTGGCCGATGCCCTGCGTGCTGCGGGGGCCGAGGTCGCGCCGGAGGCGTTCTTTGACACGATCACCGTCAAGGTGGGCGTGGGCCAGCAGGGCATCATGGCCGCCGCGCGTCATCGCAGCATCAACCTGCGCAAGGTGGGCCGCGACCGCGTGGGCATCAGCGTGGACGAGACGACCGATGCGGGCGTGATCATTCGCCTGCTGGACGCGTTCGGGATCACCGATGCGGCACCGGCGGCGACCGCACCCGCGATCCCCGAAGCGCTGCTGCGCGAGAGCGCGTACCTGACCCATCCGGTCTTCCACATGAACCGGGCCGAATCCGAGATGATGCGCTATATGCGCCGCCTGTCGGACCGGGACCTGGCGCTGGACCGGGCGATGATCCCGCTTGGCAGCTGCACCATGAAGCTGAACGCCGCGGCCGAGATGATGCCGATCACCTGGCCGGAATTCGGTGCGCTGCATCCCTTTGCGCCTGCCGATCAGGCGGCGGGGTATCATGAGGCGATCGCGGACCTGACCCAGAAGCTGTGCGTGATCACCGGCTACGACGCCTTCTCCATGCAGCCGAACAGCGGCGCGCAGGGGGAGTATGCCGGGCTGCTGACCATCCAGGCCTATCACAAGGCGCGTGGCGAGGAGCGCGACATCTGCCTGATCCCGGTGTCTGCGCATGGTACGAACCCGGCCAGCGCGCAGATGTGCGGGATGCAGGTCGTGGTGGTGAAATCCGCGCCGAACGGCGACATCGACCTGGAGGATTTCGCCGACAAGGCGGTTAAGGCGGGCGACCGGCTGGCAGCGGTGATGATCACCTATCCCTCGACCCATGGCGTCTTCGAGGACACCGTGCGGCAGGTCTGCGACATCACGCATGAGCATGGCGGGCAGGTCTATATCGACGGCGCGAACATGAACGCGCTGGTCGGTCTGGTGAAGCCCGGAGAGATCGGCGGCGATGTCAGCCACCTGAACCTGCACAAGACCTTCGCCATCCCGCATGGCGGCGGCGGCCCCGGCATGGGGCCGATCGGGGTCAAGGCGCATCTGGCGCCCTTCCTGCCCGGCGATCCGCAGGGCGGCGAAGGCGCGGTCAGCGCGGCGCCCTATGGGTCGGCGTCGATCCTGCTGATCAGCTGGGCCTATTGCCTGATGATGGGCGGCAAGGGCCTGACCCAGGCCACGCGCGTGGCCATCCTGAACGCGAACTATATCGCGGCGCGGCTGGCCGGGGCCTATCCGATCCTGTTCATGGGCAATCGCGGTCGGGTGGCGCATGAGTGCATCATCGACACGCGGCCCTTTGCCGAGCATGGCGTGACGGTGGACGACATCGCCAAGCGGCTGATCGACAACGGCTTCCACGCCCCCACGATGAGCTGGCCGGTCAGCGGCACGCTGATGGTCGAGCCGACCGAGAGCGAGACCAAGGCCGAGATCGACCGCTTCATCACCGCGCTGCTGGCCATCCGCGACGAGATCACCGACGTGGCCGAGGGTCGCATTGCCGCGGATCAAAGCCCGCTGCGCCACGCGCCGCATACGGTCGAGGATCTGGTCCGCGATTGGGACCGCCCCTATTCGCGCGAACAGGGCTGTTTCCCGGCAGGTGCGTTCCGCGTGGACAAGTACTGGCCGCCGGTCGGGCGTGTGGACAACGCCCATGGCGACCGCAACCTGATCTGCACCTGCCCGCCGCTGGAAGCCTATGCCGAGGCTGCCGAATAG
- a CDS encoding calcium-binding protein, which yields MARVQAYSGFDITNFDLSVLYYDAFNVEFFDNLYFNYDGQQFEDVLLVDYYSGGYDFATIFGGSGFRLTGGDITGGTVTLIGGAANIGGNYYDQWQIDQLRVPLADIYNASMTFSRVDDQRIIERMLSGNDVFTLSFEDDRAFGMAGDDTLYGNGGNDILGGGIGHDALYGGAGLDRVLMDAGNDVIDGGSGVDTVVLQGATGGRIDLALTGRQDTRHGLDIIRGVENAEGGAGHDVLLGNAQGNLMRGNAGNDRLEGRAGNDTLEGGFGNDRLHGGQGTDRLAGGAGNDTLIGGQGADLLTGGVGADTFVFGSMADSQGAQTDLILDFRRGSDRIDLSGIDADWRTPGNQAFHMTDSFEPGQGAQLMVQYVPQTNVTRVMMDANGDGRVDGMIRLSGQLSLTEADFIL from the coding sequence ATGGCGCGCGTGCAGGCGTATTCCGGTTTCGACATCACGAACTTTGATCTCAGCGTGTTGTATTACGATGCGTTCAATGTCGAATTCTTTGACAATCTTTATTTCAATTATGACGGACAGCAGTTCGAGGATGTCCTGCTGGTGGATTATTACAGCGGCGGCTACGATTTTGCGACGATCTTCGGCGGCAGCGGCTTTCGTCTGACCGGTGGGGACATCACGGGTGGAACCGTCACTCTGATCGGCGGGGCCGCCAATATCGGCGGAAATTACTACGATCAATGGCAGATCGATCAGCTGAGGGTGCCGTTGGCGGATATCTACAACGCGTCCATGACATTCTCGCGTGTCGATGATCAGCGGATCATCGAACGGATGCTGTCTGGCAACGACGTCTTCACCCTCAGCTTCGAAGACGACCGCGCCTTTGGAATGGCGGGCGACGACACGCTGTACGGCAATGGCGGCAACGACATCCTTGGCGGTGGGATCGGCCATGACGCGCTGTATGGCGGCGCCGGCCTGGACCGGGTGCTGATGGATGCGGGCAATGACGTGATCGACGGCGGTTCGGGCGTCGATACGGTCGTCCTGCAGGGCGCCACGGGTGGCCGCATCGACCTGGCGCTGACCGGGCGGCAGGACACCCGCCATGGCCTGGACATCATCCGCGGGGTCGAGAATGCCGAAGGCGGCGCCGGCCATGATGTGCTGCTGGGCAACGCGCAGGGCAACCTGATGCGCGGCAACGCGGGCAATGATCGGCTGGAGGGGCGCGCGGGCAACGACACGCTGGAGGGCGGGTTCGGCAATGACCGTCTGCATGGCGGGCAGGGGACGGATCGGTTGGCGGGCGGAGCGGGCAACGACACCCTGATCGGCGGACAGGGGGCGGATCTGCTGACCGGGGGCGTCGGGGCAGATACGTTCGTCTTCGGGTCGATGGCCGACAGCCAGGGCGCCCAGACCGACCTGATCCTTGATTTCCGGCGCGGCAGCGATCGGATCGACCTGTCCGGCATCGATGCGGACTGGCGGACCCCCGGAAACCAGGCGTTCCACATGACTGACAGCTTCGAGCCCGGGCAGGGTGCACAATTGATGGTGCAGTATGTCCCGCAGACCAACGTGACGCGTGTGATGATGGATGCGAACGGAGATGGCCGCGTGGACGGGATGATCCGCCTGTCAGGCCAGCTGTCGCTGACCGAGGCGGATTTCATTCTGTAG
- the argC gene encoding N-acetyl-gamma-glutamyl-phosphate reductase: MTHSVFIDGEAGTTGLQIRDRLLGRDDIRLVQLDPAMRKDPQARADCFAQADVAILCLPDAAAREAVALTADMDVRLIDASTAHRIDPDWVFGFPELAPEMRERIAAARLVSNPGCYSTGAIAIVAPLVAAGLIDETEALSINAVSGYTGGGKAMVADFEAGTAPVHFIYGLDQRHKHIPEIMTHGGLLLQPVFAPSVGNFAQGMAVQLPLQLDDDRSVAALHQALADHYANEAFVQVVPADQIGARIDPTALNGSNVLRISVHGDDETGCATIVAVLDNLGKGASGAAVQNMNIMLGLPEGTSL, encoded by the coding sequence ATGACCCACAGCGTCTTCATCGATGGCGAGGCCGGCACCACCGGCCTGCAGATCCGCGACCGCCTGCTGGGACGCGACGACATCCGCCTGGTCCAGCTGGACCCCGCGATGCGCAAGGACCCGCAGGCCCGCGCCGACTGCTTTGCGCAGGCCGATGTCGCGATCCTGTGCCTGCCGGACGCCGCCGCACGCGAGGCCGTGGCCCTGACGGCCGACATGGACGTGCGCCTGATCGACGCCTCGACCGCGCACCGGATCGATCCGGACTGGGTCTTCGGCTTTCCCGAACTGGCCCCCGAAATGCGCGAGCGCATCGCCGCCGCGCGGCTGGTCAGCAATCCGGGCTGCTATTCGACCGGCGCGATCGCCATCGTGGCCCCGCTGGTCGCCGCCGGCCTGATCGACGAGACCGAGGCGCTGTCGATCAACGCCGTCAGCGGCTATACCGGCGGCGGCAAGGCAATGGTCGCGGATTTCGAGGCGGGCACCGCGCCCGTGCATTTCATCTATGGCCTGGACCAGCGCCACAAGCACATCCCCGAGATCATGACCCATGGCGGCCTGCTGCTGCAGCCGGTCTTCGCGCCTTCGGTCGGGAACTTTGCCCAGGGCATGGCGGTCCAGCTGCCGCTGCAGTTGGATGACGACCGCAGCGTCGCGGCGCTGCACCAGGCGCTGGCCGATCATTACGCGAACGAGGCCTTCGTGCAGGTCGTGCCCGCCGACCAGATCGGCGCCCGCATCGACCCGACCGCGCTGAACGGCAGCAACGTGCTGCGCATCAGCGTGCATGGCGACGATGAGACCGGATGCGCCACGATCGTCGCGGTGCTGGACAACCTGGGCAAGGGCGCATCGGGCGCCGCGGTCCAGAACATGAACATCATGCTGGGCCTGCCCGAGGGCACCAGCCTCTGA
- the gcvH gene encoding glycine cleavage system protein GcvH — protein sequence MLKYTEDHEWLRAEGDEIVVGITKHASEQLGDVVFIELPEEGREVSAGDEIVVIESVKAASDITAPVAGTITAVNEALSDSPGDVNGDPMAAWFFRIKPTDAGALDGFMDEAAYKALVD from the coding sequence ATGCTGAAATACACCGAAGACCACGAATGGCTGCGCGCCGAGGGCGACGAGATCGTCGTGGGCATCACCAAGCATGCCAGCGAACAGCTGGGCGACGTGGTGTTCATCGAGCTGCCCGAGGAGGGGCGCGAGGTGTCCGCCGGCGACGAGATCGTGGTGATCGAGAGCGTCAAGGCCGCGTCCGACATCACGGCCCCGGTGGCGGGCACGATCACCGCGGTGAACGAGGCGCTGTCGGACAGCCCCGGCGACGTGAACGGCGATCCGATGGCCGCTTGGTTCTTCCGGATCAAGCCCACGGATGCCGGTGCGTTGGACGGGTTCATGGACGAGGCCGCCTACAAGGCGCTGGTCGACTGA
- a CDS encoding DUF779 domain-containing protein: protein MSTVTATPAALELIAEIVADHGPVLFHQSGGCCDGSSPMCYPQGDFRVGERDVKLGEIGGAPFYISASQAEAWAHTDLIIDVVPGRGGMFSLDNGREKRFLTRSEICSI, encoded by the coding sequence ATGAGCACCGTCACCGCCACCCCCGCAGCGCTGGAACTGATCGCCGAGATCGTGGCCGATCACGGCCCGGTCCTGTTCCACCAGTCAGGCGGCTGCTGCGACGGGTCGTCGCCGATGTGCTATCCCCAAGGCGATTTCCGCGTGGGCGAACGCGACGTGAAGCTGGGAGAGATCGGCGGCGCGCCCTTCTACATCTCGGCCAGCCAGGCCGAGGCCTGGGCCCATACCGACCTGATCATCGACGTGGTGCCGGGGCGGGGCGGCATGTTCAGTCTGGACAACGGTCGCGAGAAGCGGTTCCTGACCCGATCCGAGATATGCAGCATCTAG
- the adh gene encoding aldehyde dehydrogenase: protein MPNDQTHEFKGVGVMPFARRYDNFIGGEWTAPKSGRYFTNTTPITGAEIGEIARSNADDIEAALDAAHKAKGAWGRTSTTDRSNALLKIADRMEANLELLATAETWDNGKPIRETMAADLPLAIDHFRYFAGVLRAQEGGISEIDNDTIAYHFHEPLGVVGQIIPWNFPLLMACWKLAPALAAGNCVVLKPAEQTPATIMVFAELIADILPPGVLNIVNGFGLEAGKPLASNPRISKIAFTGETTTGRLIMQYASENLIPVTLELGGKSPNIFMEDVCREDDDFFDKAIEGFVMFALNQGEVCTCPSRALIHEKIYDQFMERALKRVEAIVQGDPRDSATMIGAQASSEQKEKILSYFDIGRKEGAEVLIGGEAADHGGELSGGFYIKPTVFKGHNKMRVFQEEIFGPVVSVTTFKDQDEALSIANDTLYGLGAGLWSRDANTCYRFGRAIQAGRVWTNCYHAYPAHAAFGGYKQSGIGRENHRMMLDHYQQTKNMLVSYSPKKLGFF, encoded by the coding sequence ATGCCGAACGACCAGACGCACGAATTCAAGGGCGTGGGCGTGATGCCCTTTGCCCGCCGCTATGACAACTTCATCGGTGGCGAATGGACGGCGCCCAAGTCGGGCCGCTACTTCACCAACACCACGCCCATCACCGGGGCCGAGATCGGCGAGATCGCCCGGTCCAATGCCGACGACATCGAGGCCGCGCTGGACGCGGCGCACAAGGCCAAGGGGGCTTGGGGCCGCACCTCGACCACCGATCGGTCCAACGCGCTGCTGAAGATCGCCGACCGGATGGAGGCGAACCTGGAGCTGCTGGCCACCGCCGAGACCTGGGACAACGGCAAGCCCATCCGCGAAACGATGGCCGCCGACCTGCCGCTGGCCATCGACCATTTCCGCTACTTCGCGGGCGTCCTGCGCGCGCAGGAGGGCGGCATTTCGGAAATCGACAACGACACGATTGCGTACCATTTCCACGAGCCCCTGGGTGTGGTGGGTCAGATCATCCCGTGGAACTTTCCGCTGCTGATGGCCTGTTGGAAGCTGGCGCCCGCGCTGGCCGCCGGCAACTGCGTGGTGCTGAAACCCGCGGAACAGACCCCGGCCACGATCATGGTCTTTGCCGAACTGATCGCAGACATCCTGCCGCCGGGCGTCCTGAACATCGTCAACGGTTTCGGCCTTGAGGCGGGCAAGCCGCTGGCGTCGAACCCGCGCATCTCCAAGATCGCCTTCACCGGCGAGACGACCACCGGCCGCCTGATCATGCAGTACGCGTCCGAGAACCTGATCCCGGTCACGCTGGAACTAGGTGGCAAGTCGCCCAACATCTTCATGGAGGATGTCTGCCGCGAGGACGACGACTTCTTCGACAAGGCGATCGAGGGTTTCGTGATGTTCGCGCTGAACCAGGGCGAGGTCTGCACCTGCCCGTCGCGCGCCCTGATCCACGAGAAGATCTATGATCAGTTCATGGAACGCGCGCTGAAGCGCGTCGAGGCCATCGTGCAGGGCGACCCGCGCGACAGCGCGACGATGATCGGCGCGCAGGCCTCAAGCGAGCAGAAGGAGAAGATCCTCTCCTACTTCGACATCGGTCGCAAGGAAGGCGCCGAGGTGCTGATCGGCGGCGAGGCCGCGGATCACGGCGGAGAGCTGTCGGGCGGCTTCTACATCAAGCCGACGGTCTTCAAGGGCCACAACAAGATGCGGGTCTTCCAGGAGGAGATCTTTGGCCCGGTCGTGTCCGTGACCACCTTCAAGGACCAGGACGAGGCGCTGTCGATCGCCAACGATACGCTGTACGGTCTGGGCGCCGGCCTATGGTCGCGGGACGCGAACACCTGTTACCGCTTCGGCCGCGCGATCCAGGCGGGCCGGGTCTGGACCAACTGCTATCACGCCTATCCGGCCCATGCGGCCTTCGGCGGCTACAAGCAGTCGGGCATCGGGCGTGAAAACCACCGCATGATGCTGGACCACTATCAGCAGACCAAGAACATGCTGGTCAGCTACAGCCCCAAGAAGCTGGGCTTCTTCTGA